Proteins co-encoded in one Ponticoccus alexandrii genomic window:
- a CDS encoding SCO family protein has product MQRLAAIAASVAVVALVGGGWLYTMQSSGSDAFAQCRNGTAAGEIGGPFELLNAQGETVTDTDVITEPTLVYFGYTFCPDICPFDMARNADAVDVLAERGYSATPVFISIDPARDTPEAVGDFASNLHDKAIGLTGSPEQVKAAADAYRTYYKAQDSGDEFYLVDHMTFTYLVLPEEGFVDFFRREVTPDQMADTVACYIDAS; this is encoded by the coding sequence ATGCAGCGTCTTGCCGCAATCGCCGCTTCCGTCGCCGTTGTCGCCCTTGTGGGTGGCGGCTGGCTTTACACGATGCAGTCCTCGGGGTCGGACGCCTTCGCCCAGTGCCGCAACGGCACCGCGGCGGGCGAGATCGGCGGCCCCTTCGAACTGCTGAACGCGCAGGGCGAGACGGTGACCGATACCGACGTCATCACAGAGCCGACGCTGGTCTACTTCGGCTACACCTTCTGCCCGGACATCTGCCCCTTCGACATGGCCCGCAACGCCGATGCGGTGGATGTGCTGGCAGAGCGCGGCTACAGCGCGACGCCTGTTTTCATCAGCATCGACCCGGCCCGCGACACGCCCGAGGCGGTCGGTGACTTTGCCTCGAACCTGCATGACAAGGCGATCGGGCTGACCGGCTCGCCCGAGCAGGTGAAGGCTGCCGCCGACGCCTATCGCACCTATTACAAGGCGCAGGATAGTGGCGATGAGTTCTACCTCGTGGACCACATGACCTTCACCTACCTCGTGCTGCCCGAGGAGGGGTTCGTCGACTTCTTCCGCCGCGAGGTCACGCCGGACCAGATGGCCGATACGGTCGCCTGCTACATTGACGCCTCCTGA
- a CDS encoding ActR/PrrA/RegA family redox response regulator transcription factor, translating into MAERDQDDLGPDKSLLLVDDDEPFLRRLAKAMEKRGFDVEMAGSVAAGTAIATARPPAYAVVDLRLEDGNGLDVVEVLREKRPDSRIVVLTGYGAIATAVAAVKIGATDYLSKPADATDITNALLARGDDLPPPPENPMSADRVRWEHIQRVYELCDRNVSETARRLNMHRRTLQRILAKRSPR; encoded by the coding sequence GTGGCGGAGCGCGATCAGGACGACCTGGGCCCGGACAAGTCCCTTCTTCTGGTGGACGATGACGAGCCGTTCCTGAGACGCCTCGCCAAGGCGATGGAAAAGCGCGGCTTCGACGTCGAGATGGCGGGATCGGTTGCCGCCGGGACGGCCATCGCCACGGCGCGGCCCCCGGCCTATGCCGTGGTCGACCTGCGGCTGGAAGACGGCAACGGGCTGGACGTGGTCGAGGTGCTGCGCGAGAAACGGCCCGACAGCCGGATCGTCGTGCTGACCGGCTACGGCGCCATCGCCACTGCCGTTGCCGCCGTGAAGATCGGCGCGACCGACTACCTGTCCAAGCCTGCCGATGCGACCGATATCACCAACGCGTTGCTGGCGCGCGGAGACGACCTGCCGCCACCGCCGGAAAACCCCATGAGCGCCGACCGCGTGCGCTGGGAACACATCCAGCGCGTCTACGAGCTGTGCGACCGCAACGTGTCGGAAACCGCGCGGCGGCTGAACATGCACCGGCGCACGCTGCAACGTATCCTCGCCAAACGCTCGCCGCGCTGA
- the thpR gene encoding RNA 2',3'-cyclic phosphodiesterase, with protein sequence MRLFIALTLPEEALDVLSDMQDAMPEGRAVEMDALHLTLAFLGETPAEALPEIDAALRSIRAPAIALHFHGGAVFGGRLNRVVAVQAEGGAALTDLHDRIRSRLHGIGMALPRRRFRPHVTLLRTRDKRAATLGLAAIPPGALGPFACDSFGLISSVLHPDGARHEERARYPLAGS encoded by the coding sequence ATGCGGCTCTTCATCGCGCTCACCCTGCCCGAAGAGGCGCTGGATGTCCTGTCGGACATGCAGGACGCCATGCCCGAGGGTCGCGCGGTCGAGATGGACGCCCTGCACCTGACGCTGGCCTTCCTTGGCGAGACCCCCGCCGAGGCGCTGCCCGAAATCGACGCCGCGCTGCGCAGCATTCGCGCCCCGGCCATCGCGCTGCATTTTCACGGCGGCGCGGTCTTCGGGGGGCGACTGAACCGCGTGGTCGCCGTACAGGCAGAGGGCGGCGCGGCGCTGACGGACCTGCACGACCGCATACGCTCGCGCCTGCACGGCATCGGCATGGCCCTGCCCCGACGGCGTTTCCGCCCGCATGTGACCCTGCTGCGCACGCGCGACAAGCGGGCCGCCACGCTGGGCCTTGCAGCGATTCCGCCCGGAGCGCTGGGGCCCTTTGCCTGCGACAGCTTCGGCCTGATTTCATCGGTCCTGCACCCGGACGGCGCCCGGCACGAAGAGCGTGCCCGCTATCCGTTGGCCGGCTCTTGA
- the gcvP gene encoding aminomethyl-transferring glycine dehydrogenase, with protein MTYEPIDYLPYDFANRRHIGPSPEEMARMFEVLGVSDLDALIEETVPGAIRQAEPLDFGKPLSERELLHRMKQVASKNTVMTSLIGQGYHGTVTPPAILRNIFENPAWYTAYTPYQPEISQGRLEALLNYQTMVCDLTGLEVANASLLDEATACAEAMTMAGRVAKSKVKAFFVDENCHPQNIAVMKTRAEPLGIEVVVGDPEALDAASVFGAIFQYPGTFGHVRDLSAQMEALHGAGAVGIVSADPMALCLLKEPGAMGADIAVGSTQRFGVPLGYGGPHAAYMACREDYKRAMPGRIVGVSIDSHGNKAYRLALQTREQHIRREKATSNVCTAQALLAVMAGFYAVFHGPKGLRAIAQRIHRKTVRLANGLEAAGFAVEPQHFFDTITVDVGLLQRGVLQAAVQQGLNLRRVGKTKVGITVDERTRPATIEAVWRAFGLVRKDEDFDAGYRLPEALVRQSDYLQHDVFHMNRAETEMMRYMRRLADRDLALDRAMIPLGSCTMKLNSAAEMMPVSWDEFSKIHPYAPKDQAAGYAEMIHDLSAKLCTITGYDAFSMQPNSGAQGEYAGLLTIRDWQAARGEGQRNVCLIPTNAHGTNPASAQMVGWKVVAVKCDAQGSIDLDDFRAKAEKHSDALAACMITYPSTHGVFEETVKEVCAITHEHGGQVYIDGANMNAMVGLSRPGDLGGDVSHLNLHKTFCIPHGGGGPGMGPIGVKEHLAPHLPGDPLSGKIGPVSAAAFGSPSLLPISWAYILMMGGEGLTQATRVAILNANYIAKRLEGAYDVLYRGGKGRVAHECILDTRPFEKSAGVTVEDIAKRLVDCGFHAPTMSWPVAGTLMVEPTESETKAELDRFCDAMLAIREEIRAIEDGKIDAEKNPLKLAPHTMEDLVKEWDRPYSREQGCFPPGAFRVDKYWPPVNRVDNVYGDRNLVCTCPPMSDYAEAAE; from the coding sequence ATGACCTATGAACCCATCGACTACCTTCCCTATGATTTCGCCAACCGGCGGCACATCGGGCCGTCGCCCGAAGAGATGGCGCGCATGTTCGAGGTGCTGGGTGTGTCGGATCTCGACGCCCTGATCGAAGAGACCGTGCCCGGGGCGATCCGGCAGGCCGAGCCGCTGGATTTCGGCAAGCCCCTGTCCGAGCGGGAGTTGCTGCACCGGATGAAGCAGGTGGCGTCGAAGAACACCGTGATGACCTCGCTGATCGGGCAGGGCTACCACGGCACGGTCACGCCGCCCGCGATCCTGCGCAACATCTTCGAGAACCCGGCGTGGTACACGGCCTACACGCCCTACCAGCCCGAGATCTCTCAGGGGCGGCTCGAGGCGCTGCTGAACTACCAGACCATGGTTTGCGACCTGACCGGGCTGGAGGTGGCGAATGCTTCGCTGCTGGACGAGGCGACCGCCTGCGCCGAGGCGATGACCATGGCGGGCCGCGTGGCGAAGTCCAAGGTGAAGGCCTTCTTCGTGGACGAGAACTGCCACCCGCAGAACATCGCGGTGATGAAGACGCGGGCCGAACCGCTTGGCATCGAGGTGGTCGTGGGCGACCCCGAGGCGCTGGACGCCGCGTCAGTCTTTGGCGCGATCTTCCAGTATCCCGGGACCTTCGGCCATGTCCGCGACCTGTCGGCGCAGATGGAGGCGCTGCACGGGGCGGGCGCCGTGGGCATCGTTTCCGCCGATCCGATGGCGCTGTGCCTGCTGAAGGAACCGGGCGCCATGGGGGCGGACATCGCCGTGGGCTCGACCCAGCGGTTCGGCGTGCCCTTGGGCTATGGCGGGCCGCACGCGGCCTACATGGCCTGCCGCGAGGACTACAAGCGGGCCATGCCGGGGCGGATCGTCGGTGTCTCGATCGACAGCCACGGCAACAAGGCCTACCGCCTCGCGCTGCAGACGCGCGAGCAGCACATCCGGCGCGAGAAGGCGACCTCGAACGTCTGCACCGCGCAGGCGCTTCTGGCGGTCATGGCGGGCTTCTACGCCGTCTTCCACGGGCCGAAGGGGCTGCGCGCCATCGCCCAGCGTATCCACCGCAAGACCGTGCGGCTGGCCAACGGGCTGGAGGCGGCGGGCTTCGCGGTCGAGCCGCAGCATTTCTTCGACACGATCACCGTGGACGTGGGCCTGTTGCAGCGTGGCGTGTTGCAGGCCGCCGTGCAGCAGGGGCTGAACCTGCGCCGCGTCGGCAAGACCAAGGTCGGCATCACCGTGGACGAGCGCACGCGCCCCGCCACCATCGAGGCGGTCTGGCGCGCCTTCGGCCTTGTCCGCAAGGACGAGGATTTCGACGCGGGCTATCGCCTGCCCGAGGCTCTGGTGCGGCAGTCGGACTACCTGCAGCACGACGTCTTCCACATGAACCGGGCCGAGACCGAGATGATGCGCTACATGCGCCGTCTCGCGGACCGCGACCTTGCGCTGGATCGTGCCATGATCCCGCTGGGCTCCTGCACGATGAAGCTGAACTCTGCCGCAGAGATGATGCCGGTCTCGTGGGACGAGTTTTCCAAGATCCACCCCTATGCGCCCAAGGATCAGGCGGCGGGCTATGCCGAGATGATCCATGACCTGTCGGCCAAGCTGTGCACGATCACCGGCTACGACGCCTTTTCCATGCAGCCGAATTCCGGCGCGCAGGGGGAATACGCGGGCCTGCTGACGATCCGCGACTGGCAGGCGGCGCGCGGCGAGGGGCAGCGCAACGTCTGCCTGATCCCGACCAACGCCCATGGCACCAACCCGGCTTCGGCGCAGATGGTTGGCTGGAAGGTCGTGGCGGTGAAATGCGACGCGCAGGGGAGCATCGACCTCGATGACTTCCGCGCCAAGGCCGAGAAGCATTCGGACGCGCTGGCCGCCTGCATGATCACCTATCCCTCGACCCATGGGGTCTTCGAGGAGACGGTGAAAGAGGTCTGCGCCATCACGCACGAGCACGGCGGGCAGGTCTATATCGACGGGGCCAACATGAACGCCATGGTGGGTCTGTCGCGCCCCGGCGATCTGGGCGGCGACGTCAGCCACCTGAACCTGCACAAGACCTTCTGCATCCCGCATGGCGGCGGCGGTCCCGGCATGGGCCCCATCGGCGTGAAGGAACACCTCGCCCCGCACCTGCCCGGCGATCCGCTGTCGGGCAAGATCGGGCCGGTTTCGGCGGCGGCCTTCGGGTCGCCCTCGCTGCTGCCGATCTCATGGGCCTATATCCTGATGATGGGCGGCGAGGGGCTGACGCAGGCGACGCGCGTGGCGATCCTGAACGCCAACTACATCGCCAAGCGGCTGGAGGGCGCCTATGACGTGCTCTATCGCGGCGGCAAGGGGCGCGTGGCGCATGAATGCATCCTCGACACCCGGCCCTTCGAGAAATCGGCGGGCGTCACGGTCGAGGATATCGCCAAGCGCCTTGTCGACTGCGGCTTTCACGCGCCGACGATGAGCTGGCCGGTGGCGGGCACGCTGATGGTCGAGCCGACGGAGTCCGAGACCAAGGCGGAACTCGACCGCTTCTGCGACGCCATGCTGGCGATCCGCGAGGAGATTCGCGCCATCGAGGACGGCAAGATCGACGCCGAGAAGAACCCGCTGAAGCTGGCGCCGCACACGATGGAAGACCTCGTGAAGGAGTGGGACAGGCCGTATTCGCGCGAGCAGGGTTGTTTCCCGCCGGGGGCCTTCCGGGTGGACAAGTACTGGCCGCCGGTGAACCGCGTGGATAACGTCTACGGCGACCGGAACCTCGTCTGCACCTGCCCGCCGATGTCGGACTACGCCGAAGCGGCCGAATAA
- the gcvH gene encoding glycine cleavage system protein GcvH — protein MKFTEEHEWLDVEGDIVTVGITAHAAEQLGDVVFVELPEAGVEVSKDDEVVVIESVKAASDILAPIDGEIVEVNEAIVADPGKVNEDPEGDAWFFKIKAADPSQMDDYMDEAAYKDFIS, from the coding sequence ATGAAATTCACCGAAGAGCACGAATGGCTTGACGTCGAGGGCGACATCGTCACCGTCGGCATCACCGCGCATGCGGCAGAACAGCTTGGAGACGTCGTCTTTGTCGAGCTGCCGGAAGCCGGGGTCGAGGTCAGCAAGGACGACGAGGTCGTGGTGATCGAAAGCGTCAAGGCGGCGTCGGACATCCTTGCCCCCATCGACGGCGAGATCGTCGAGGTCAATGAGGCCATCGTCGCCGACCCCGGCAAGGTCAACGAGGACCCCGAGGGCGACGCATGGTTCTTCAAGATCAAGGCCGCCGATCCGTCGCAGATGGACGACTACATGGACGAGGCGGCCTACAAGGACTTCATTTCCTGA
- the gcvT gene encoding glycine cleavage system aminomethyltransferase GcvT: MADDDLETTELNGLHHALGAKMVPFAGYEMPVQYKLGVMKEHLHTRSAAGLFDVSHMGQVILRGEDVAAALETLVPVDVAGLAEGRQRYGFFTNRDGGIEDDLMIANRGDHLFVVVNAARKGPDMERMRAHLEPRGVTVELVEGRSLLALQGPEAEAVLAGLAPEVAEMAFMDVATVTLNGAECWVSRSGYTGEDGFEISVPDAAAEALAKALLEDERVEAIGLGARDSLRLEAGLCLYGHDIDDGMTPVEAGLTWAIQKVRRVEGDRAGGFPGEEVILGQMTGSAPRRRVGLKPEGRAPMREGTVLYDSEEGGVEIGRVTSGGFGPTVGGPVAMGYVPTAQTEPGTRLFGEVRCKRMPVEVVKLPFVPAGFKR, from the coding sequence ATGGCGGACGACGATCTGGAAACAACCGAACTGAACGGGCTGCATCACGCGCTTGGCGCGAAGATGGTGCCCTTTGCCGGCTACGAGATGCCGGTGCAGTACAAGCTTGGCGTGATGAAGGAGCATCTTCACACGCGCTCTGCCGCCGGGCTCTTCGATGTCAGCCACATGGGGCAGGTTATCCTGCGCGGCGAGGATGTTGCCGCCGCGCTCGAGACGCTGGTGCCCGTCGACGTGGCCGGGCTGGCCGAGGGGCGGCAGCGCTACGGCTTCTTCACCAACCGCGATGGCGGGATCGAGGACGACCTGATGATCGCCAACCGCGGCGATCACCTGTTCGTCGTGGTGAACGCCGCCCGCAAAGGCCCGGACATGGAGCGGATGCGCGCCCATCTGGAGCCGCGTGGCGTGACGGTGGAGCTGGTCGAGGGTCGGTCCTTGCTGGCATTGCAAGGCCCGGAGGCCGAGGCGGTTCTGGCGGGGCTTGCGCCAGAGGTGGCAGAAATGGCCTTCATGGACGTGGCCACCGTGACCCTGAACGGGGCGGAGTGCTGGGTGTCGCGGTCGGGCTATACCGGCGAGGACGGGTTCGAGATCTCCGTGCCGGATGCGGCGGCGGAGGCACTGGCGAAAGCCCTTTTGGAAGATGAGCGGGTGGAGGCCATCGGCCTTGGCGCGCGCGACAGCCTGCGGCTGGAGGCGGGGCTGTGCCTGTACGGCCATGACATCGACGACGGGATGACCCCGGTCGAGGCGGGCCTGACATGGGCGATCCAGAAGGTGCGCCGGGTCGAGGGCGACCGCGCCGGCGGCTTTCCCGGCGAAGAGGTGATCCTTGGCCAGATGACCGGCAGCGCGCCGCGCCGTCGCGTCGGGCTGAAGCCCGAGGGCCGCGCGCCGATGCGCGAAGGCACCGTATTGTACGACAGCGAAGAGGGCGGGGTCGAGATTGGCCGCGTGACCTCTGGCGGCTTCGGCCCCACCGTGGGTGGGCCGGTGGCCATGGGATACGTCCCGACCGCGCAGACAGAGCCGGGCACCCGGCTGTTCGGCGAGGTTCGGTGCAAGAGAATGCCGGTCGAAGTGGTGAAACTGCCCTTCGTCCCGGCGGGATTCAAACGGTGA
- the gltX gene encoding glutamate--tRNA ligase encodes MTVTRFAPSPTGYIHVGNLRTALFNHLIARKTGGTFVLRIDDTDPERSKEAYVDAIKQDLEWLGLTWDKVERQSQRLDRYHEAADRLREMGRFYEAWETPTELDLKRKKQLNMGKPPVYDRAALALSEDDKAKMREERGPGVWRFKLDQERIAWEDGILGEVSIDAASVSDPVLIRADGQFLYTLASVCDDIDMGITHVVRGNDHVTNTATQIQMIRALGGEPPAFAHHSLLTGPQGESLSKRLGTLSLRDLRESGVEPEALLSLMARLGSSQPVELRMSLDEIAESFELSQFGSAPTKFDVQDLYPLTARKLHGLPLGAVAGEIAALGVPDDKAEAFWAVVRENITTRKDMADWWALFRDGAAPMVADEDRDFVAEALGMLGEPPYDAATWGTWTAAVKEATGRKGKGLFMPLRKAVTGRERGPEMAEVMPLLQKKPG; translated from the coding sequence ATGACCGTCACACGCTTTGCGCCCTCGCCCACCGGTTACATCCACGTCGGAAACCTGCGGACCGCGCTCTTCAATCATCTGATCGCCCGCAAGACCGGCGGCACCTTCGTGCTGCGGATCGACGATACCGATCCCGAGCGCTCGAAAGAGGCTTATGTCGACGCGATCAAGCAGGATCTCGAGTGGCTGGGCCTGACGTGGGACAAGGTGGAGCGGCAGTCGCAGCGGCTGGACCGTTACCACGAGGCGGCTGACCGGCTGCGCGAGATGGGCCGCTTCTACGAGGCGTGGGAAACGCCGACAGAGCTGGACCTGAAGCGCAAGAAGCAGCTGAACATGGGCAAGCCGCCGGTCTACGACCGTGCCGCGCTGGCGCTGTCCGAGGACGACAAGGCGAAGATGCGCGAAGAGCGCGGGCCCGGCGTCTGGCGCTTCAAGCTGGATCAGGAGCGGATTGCGTGGGAAGACGGCATCCTCGGCGAGGTGTCGATCGACGCGGCCAGCGTCTCGGACCCGGTGCTGATCCGCGCCGACGGGCAGTTCCTGTATACGCTGGCCTCGGTCTGCGATGACATCGACATGGGCATCACCCACGTCGTGCGCGGCAACGACCACGTCACCAACACCGCGACGCAGATCCAGATGATCCGCGCGCTGGGCGGCGAGCCACCCGCCTTCGCACACCACTCTCTGCTGACCGGCCCGCAGGGCGAGTCGCTGTCCAAGCGGCTTGGCACCCTGTCGCTGCGCGACCTGCGCGAAAGCGGGGTGGAGCCCGAGGCGCTGTTGTCGCTGATGGCGCGGTTGGGGTCGTCGCAGCCGGTCGAGCTGCGGATGTCGCTGGACGAGATCGCCGAGAGCTTCGAGCTGTCGCAGTTCGGATCGGCGCCGACGAAGTTCGACGTGCAGGACCTGTACCCGCTGACCGCACGCAAGCTGCATGGCTTGCCGCTGGGGGCGGTGGCCGGTGAGATCGCCGCGCTGGGCGTGCCCGACGACAAGGCCGAGGCCTTCTGGGCGGTGGTGCGCGAGAACATCACCACCCGCAAGGACATGGCCGACTGGTGGGCGCTGTTCCGCGACGGCGCCGCGCCCATGGTGGCAGACGAGGACCGCGATTTCGTCGCCGAGGCGCTGGGGATGCTGGGCGAGCCGCCCTATGACGCCGCGACCTGGGGCACCTGGACCGCCGCGGTGAAAGAGGCGACGGGCCGCAAGGGCAAGGGCCTCTTCATGCCGCTGCGCAAGGCCGTAACGGGCCGCGAGCGCGGGCCGGAGATGGCCGAGGTCATGCCGCTGCTGCAGAAGAAGCCGGGCTGA
- a CDS encoding RrF2 family transcriptional regulator, with amino-acid sequence MRVTKRTNIAMRVLMFCAGNPGRLVTKHEIAGRCNASENHLAQVINQLAQLGFLSTQRGRNGGLMLARPAGNIVIGDVFRALEAPVPLAECFADADNTCPLTGACRLRDALGQAAQAFYATLDPITLEDLVCDNADLMTILAPSGTCRAKSDAGVLVNAGDLL; translated from the coding sequence GTGCGCGTCACCAAGAGAACCAATATCGCTATGCGTGTCCTGATGTTCTGCGCCGGGAATCCCGGGCGGCTGGTGACCAAACACGAGATCGCGGGGCGCTGCAACGCCTCGGAGAACCACCTCGCGCAGGTCATCAACCAATTGGCGCAGCTGGGCTTCCTGAGCACGCAACGCGGCCGGAACGGCGGGCTGATGCTGGCCCGGCCAGCGGGGAATATCGTCATCGGCGATGTCTTTCGCGCGCTCGAGGCGCCGGTGCCCTTGGCCGAGTGCTTCGCCGACGCGGACAACACCTGCCCGCTGACCGGCGCCTGCCGGTTGCGGGACGCGCTGGGGCAGGCGGCGCAGGCCTTCTACGCCACGCTCGATCCGATCACGCTGGAGGATCTGGTCTGCGACAATGCCGATCTGATGACCATTCTGGCGCCAAGCGGCACTTGCCGTGCGAAAAGCGACGCGGGTGTCCTTGTCAATGCCGGTGACCTGCTCTAG
- a CDS encoding 1-phosphofructokinase family hexose kinase: MTEILTVTLNPALDLATSAPFVRPGPKLRCAPETAEPGGGGVNVARAITQLGGRARALVALGGPNGEALKALLLAQGLDLLEVPAPGQTRHSFSVTDEGTGEQYRFVLTGPTWGGGDLDAVLDRIVESAAADAFVVLSGSMPPGAEPGWITRACDRLGQRRVVVDTSGPHLAAQADGPQPAPFVLRMDSHEAMELAGDPLATREDSARFAETLRQRGAARIVIIARGKDGSVMADGDGLWRVTAQNETVVSAIGAGDSFVGAFVMALAEGVGAPEALRRGAAAASAAVQSAGTQLCLPDDYARMLALTDLERL, from the coding sequence ATGACAGAGATCCTCACCGTCACCCTGAACCCCGCGCTGGACCTTGCGACCTCGGCGCCCTTCGTCCGCCCGGGGCCGAAGCTGCGCTGCGCCCCCGAGACGGCGGAGCCCGGCGGCGGCGGCGTCAACGTGGCCCGCGCCATCACGCAGCTTGGCGGGCGGGCCCGGGCGCTGGTGGCGCTGGGTGGCCCGAACGGTGAGGCCCTGAAGGCGCTGTTGCTGGCGCAGGGCCTCGACCTGCTTGAGGTGCCCGCGCCCGGCCAGACGCGGCACAGCTTTTCCGTCACCGACGAGGGCACGGGCGAACAGTACCGCTTTGTGCTGACCGGCCCGACATGGGGCGGCGGGGACCTCGACGCGGTGCTCGACCGCATCGTGGAAAGCGCCGCCGCGGATGCCTTCGTCGTCCTTTCGGGGTCCATGCCGCCGGGGGCGGAACCGGGGTGGATCACCCGCGCTTGCGACCGCCTCGGGCAGCGGCGCGTGGTCGTCGACACCTCCGGCCCGCATCTGGCGGCGCAGGCGGACGGCCCGCAGCCCGCGCCCTTCGTGCTGCGCATGGACAGCCACGAGGCGATGGAACTGGCCGGCGACCCGCTGGCGACCCGCGAGGACAGCGCCCGCTTTGCCGAGACCCTGCGCCAGCGCGGTGCCGCGCGGATCGTCATCATCGCGCGCGGCAAGGACGGTTCGGTCATGGCGGATGGCGACGGTCTGTGGCGCGTGACGGCCCAGAACGAAACCGTGGTCAGTGCCATCGGCGCGGGCGACAGCTTTGTCGGGGCATTCGTGATGGCGCTGGCCGAGGGTGTCGGCGCCCCCGAGGCGCTGCGGCGCGGGGCCGCCGCCGCCTCTGCCGCCGTGCAAAGCGCGGGCACGCAGCTTTGCCTGCCCGACGACTATGCCCGGATGCTGGCGCTGACGGATCTCGAACGGCTCTGA
- a CDS encoding gamma-glutamylcyclotransferase family protein, which yields MKHAYFFGYGSLVNHATHGFAPVHKASARGWRRAWRAVPERDLCFLTAVPDASARIDGLIAPVPPEGWPALDLREAAYLRRDGTDQIDHASDATEIAIYAIAEGRTTDPGPGNGILLSYLDVVIQGYLHHFGPEGVAQFFETTTGWEAPIHDDRAAPLYPRAQILTPEETATVDHHLSRLIAPRRKSG from the coding sequence ATGAAACATGCCTATTTCTTCGGCTACGGCTCCCTCGTAAACCACGCCACCCATGGCTTCGCTCCGGTCCACAAGGCCAGCGCCCGTGGCTGGCGCCGGGCCTGGCGCGCGGTCCCCGAACGCGACCTCTGCTTCCTGACCGCCGTGCCAGATGCCTCTGCCCGCATCGACGGGCTCATCGCACCCGTCCCGCCCGAGGGCTGGCCCGCCCTAGACCTGCGCGAGGCCGCCTACCTGCGCCGCGACGGCACGGACCAGATCGACCACGCCAGCGACGCCACCGAGATTGCGATCTACGCCATCGCAGAGGGCCGCACGACCGATCCCGGCCCCGGCAACGGCATCCTGCTCAGTTACCTCGACGTCGTCATCCAAGGCTACCTGCACCACTTCGGCCCCGAGGGCGTGGCGCAGTTCTTCGAGACCACGACCGGCTGGGAGGCCCCTATCCACGACGACCGCGCCGCGCCGCTCTACCCGCGCGCCCAAATCCTCACGCCCGAGGAAACCGCGACGGTCGATCATCACCTGTCACGGCTCATCGCCCCACGCCGCAAATCCGGGTGA
- a CDS encoding urate hydroxylase PuuD, with translation MYDFAIIWDWIAFSVRWLHVITAMAWIGASFYFIALDLMLKPNGDLPKGAYGEEWEVHGGGFYHTVKYLVAPASMPEHLTWHKWQSYATWLSGATLLMIIYWVGGELFLLDPTKADLALWQGILISGGSLTIGWLAYDAMCKSKLADTPTLLMLLLFVILVVMSWGYHQIFTGRAALLHLGAFTATIMTGNVFFQIMPNQRIVVADLKAGRTPDAKYGKIAKVRSTHNNYLTLPVVFLMLANHYPLAFGTQYAWIIAALIFLTGVTIRHYFNTMHKTGKGPHWTWPVTVVIMVLIAWLSTQPGMDSYEESEARALTPYEEKFASAETFEDAYFAVVGNCSMCHGREPSWEGMHWPPKGVVLETEADVARHASQIYLQAGRTHAMPPPNAIQMTPEARQQIVTWYRSVTGGEG, from the coding sequence ATGTACGACTTCGCCATCATCTGGGACTGGATCGCCTTCAGCGTCCGCTGGCTGCATGTCATCACCGCGATGGCCTGGATCGGCGCGTCCTTCTACTTCATCGCGCTCGACCTGATGCTGAAACCCAACGGCGACCTGCCCAAAGGCGCCTACGGCGAGGAATGGGAGGTCCACGGCGGCGGCTTCTACCACACGGTCAAGTACCTCGTGGCGCCCGCGTCGATGCCCGAGCACCTGACATGGCACAAATGGCAAAGCTACGCGACATGGCTGTCGGGCGCGACGCTTCTGATGATCATCTACTGGGTCGGCGGAGAGCTTTTCCTGCTGGACCCGACCAAGGCCGACCTGGCCCTGTGGCAGGGCATCCTGATCTCGGGCGGCTCGCTGACCATCGGCTGGCTGGCCTATGACGCCATGTGCAAGTCCAAGCTGGCGGACACCCCGACGCTGCTGATGCTGCTGCTGTTTGTCATCCTCGTGGTGATGTCCTGGGGCTATCACCAGATCTTCACCGGACGCGCGGCGCTTCTGCACCTCGGCGCCTTTACCGCGACGATCATGACCGGCAACGTCTTCTTCCAGATCATGCCGAACCAGCGCATCGTTGTGGCAGACCTGAAGGCCGGGCGCACGCCGGATGCGAAATACGGCAAGATCGCCAAGGTGCGCTCGACCCACAACAACTACCTGACGCTGCCGGTGGTCTTCCTGATGCTGGCGAACCACTACCCGCTGGCCTTCGGCACGCAGTATGCGTGGATCATCGCGGCGCTGATCTTCCTGACGGGCGTGACGATCCGGCACTACTTCAACACCATGCACAAGACCGGCAAGGGCCCGCACTGGACGTGGCCGGTGACGGTGGTGATCATGGTGCTGATCGCATGGCTGTCGACCCAGCCGGGCATGGACAGCTACGAGGAAAGCGAGGCCCGCGCCCTGACCCCCTACGAGGAGAAGTTCGCCTCTGCCGAGACATTCGAGGACGCCTATTTCGCCGTGGTCGGCAATTGTTCGATGTGCCACGGGCGAGAGCCCTCGTGGGAGGGGATGCACTGGCCGCCCAAGGGCGTGGTGCTGGAAACGGAGGCCGACGTGGCCCGCCACGCCAGCCAGATCTACCTGCAGGCGGGGCGCACCCACGCGATGCCGCCGCCCAACGCGATCCAGATGACGCCCGAGGCGCGGCAGCAGATCGTGACGTGGTATCGTTCCGTCACCGGCGGAGAGGGCTGA